Proteins encoded by one window of Cloeon dipterum chromosome 4, ieCloDipt1.1, whole genome shotgun sequence:
- the raw gene encoding uncharacterized protein raw isoform X12, producing the protein MLQCAKECANRSTAAYLTFGEFCVFATELKRCYEKGSISRPMQMSRKNGETEEKNNKRRNNKNLSDDCYDESVPKYEVFLGGSCNPTTWRQDTAIPMLKKLGITFYNPQVSHWGPELVELEWKAKQHATVLFFVMDNETRSVASLIEAAHSAAKQRKLILVISSYKGPGQEICGEFLSQKEYDDLAAGQTVLQDLVERQGIPVFDSIPVALNCTAKILRENLSVQDLSLKDFAQPVKMAHVQLGDKLIKLRETFDALDHNSSGQLNLADVCMAFRILTGKNLSMKDLRSIVASQRGVLGKDVTDVPLEQQCVTFEQFCSIMAEFKMRESENQYSGSHLLLRRTQPSTSSSTGFHNQGGNSTPTTTSSSTALVPVSSGMWGWMNSLANQTAMVLSDSFSGLIEWVIGPASRSPLSRSPSSTNNMSMSQPPSCLRDVYLGGSVSDSNWRDEIAIPIFKKNGLTYVNPQRNSGSWGSRLVPIEAAAMDASWLLLFVITNNCRAVASMAMASHYIGLGCNIILCVQYLPDDCVIDGEKLSKQAIKDYNRGRMYLSDLANRDGVPVFENITEAVQCAVTKCLNR; encoded by the exons ATGCTGCAGTGCGCGAAGGAGTGCGCCAACCGCAGCACGGCAGCTTACCTCACGTTCGGCGAGTTCTGCGTATTCGCCACCGAACTCAAGCGCTGCTATGAAAAAGG CAGCATATCACGCCCGATGCAAATGTCGAGAAAAAACGGGGAGACCGAggagaaaaacaacaaaaggagaaataacaaaaatttga GTGATGATTGTTATGATG AGAGCGTGCCTAAATACGAGGTATTCCTCGGCGGCTCATGCAACCCGACAACCTGGCGACAGGACACAGCAATACCCATGCTGAAAAAACTGGGAATCACTTTCTACAACCCACAAGTGTCACACTGGGGCCCCGAACTGGTCGAGTTGGAGTGGAAAGCCAAGCAGCACGCCACCGTCCTCTTCTTTGTGATGGACAACGAGACGCGCTCAGTGGCGTCCCTGATCGAAGCAGCTCACAGCGCCGCGAAGCAGCGGAAGCTGATCCTGGTCATCAGCTCGTACAAAGGGCCGGGACAGGAAATCTGCGGCGAGTTCCTGTCGCAAAA GGAGTACGACGACCTGGCAGCAGGGCAAACGGTTTTACAAGACTTGGTCGAGCGACAAGGGATCCCTGTTTTTGACAGCATTCCTGTGGCGCTGAATTGCACAGCTAAA ATATTGAGAGAAAACCTCAGCGTACAAGACTTGAGCCTGAAGGATTTTGCGCAGCCAGTGAAAATGGCGCATGTACAGCTTGGAGATAAGTTGAT AAAATTAAGGGAAACGTTTGACGCGCTAGACCACAACAGCTCAGGGCAGCTGAACCTGGCCGAC GTGTGCATGGCGTTCAGAATACTAACCGGCAAGAATCTTTCGATGAAAGACCTCCGGAGTATTGTCGCGAGTCAGAGAG GAGTTCTGGGAAAAGACGTAACCGACGTGCCTCTTGAGCAACAGTGCGTCACATTCGAGCAGTTCTGCTCTATCATGGCTGAATTCAAGATGAGAGAAAGTGAGAATCAATATTCAGGTTCACATTTGTTACTGCGCCGCACGCAGCCCTCTACTTCCTCCTCTACAGGCTTTCATAACCAGGGAGGCAATTCCACCCCTAccaccaccagcagcagcacggcaCTCGTGCCAGTCAGCTCGGGAATGTGGGGGTGGATGAATTCGCTTGCAAATCAAACAGCTATGGTTCTGTCCGACTCTTTTTCTGGGCTCATAG AATGGGTAATTGGACCGGCGTCAAGGTCGCCCCTTTCGCGTTCTCCGTCGAGCACAAACAACATGTCCATGAGTCAACCACCCAGCTGCCTGCGAGACGTCTACCTGGGCGGCTCGGTCAGCGACTCAAACTGGCGAGACGAAATTGCCATTCCTATATTTAA GAAAAACGGGCTCACCTACGTGAACCCGCAACGCAACTCTGGCAGCTGGGGTAGTCGGCTAGTTCCTATCGAGGCTGCTGCTATGGACGCCAGTTGGCTCCTCTTGTTCGTGATCACCAATAACTGCAGGGCCGTGGCATCAATGGCAATG GCATCTCACTACATTGGCCTGGGTTGCAACATAATTCTGTGTGTACAATATCTTCCTGATGACTGTGTAATTGATGGCGAAAAA CTGTCGAAGCAAGCGATAAAGGACTACAACAGGGGCCGCATGTATCTGTCCGATTTGGCCAACAGGGACGGAGTTCCCGTTTTTGAAAACATCACAGAGGCAGTTCAGTGTGCGGTGACTAAGTGCCTGAACCGATGA